From Pseudoalteromonas sp. R3, one genomic window encodes:
- the metG gene encoding methionine--tRNA ligase encodes MTKRKILITSALPYANGPTHLGHLLEYIQTDIWARFQKQQGHEAYYVCADDAHGTPIMLNAQKQGITPEEMVQQVSIERQRDFADFNIEFDNYHSTHSDENRELSELIYTRLNDKGHIKKRTISQLFDPEKSIFLPDRFVTGTCPNCKAEEQNGDSCDACGATYSPTELIEPKSAMSGATPVLKDSEHFFFDLPAFEDMLKTWLHSGSLQAEMANKLDEWFADGLQQWDISRDAPYFGFEIPGAPGKYFYVWLDAPIGYMASFKNLCDKQGLNFDEFWAEGSDAELYHFIGKDIIYFHSLFWPAMLDGANFRKPNNVFAHGFVTVNGAKMSKSKGTFVKARTYLEHLDPEYLRYYYAAKLNSGVTDLDLNLEDFAQRVNSDLVGKVVNIASRCAGFITKKFGGKLSNTVMDEALLSSFVAAKGSIAGHYENREYSRAVREIMTLADKANQFIDAEAPWVLAKNEDTLERAHQVCSMGLNLFRVLLTYLKPILPGMAKNVEAFLNTELSWEGLETALVDHEINKFKALMQRVELDKVNAMVDASKESLEKKVGGQSAKPAADSPLAKEPIADEIEFDDFAKVDLRVAKIANAEHVEGADKLLKLTLDLGGETRQVFAGIKSAYAPEDLIGKLTVMVANLKPRKMRFGMSEGMVLAAGPGGKEIYILNPDEGSQPGMRVM; translated from the coding sequence ATGACAAAGAGAAAAATTCTCATAACAAGTGCACTGCCTTATGCCAACGGACCGACTCACCTTGGTCACCTGTTAGAATACATCCAAACAGACATCTGGGCTCGTTTCCAGAAGCAGCAAGGACATGAAGCCTATTATGTCTGTGCAGATGATGCTCACGGCACACCTATTATGCTGAACGCCCAAAAGCAGGGCATCACGCCAGAAGAAATGGTTCAGCAAGTCAGCATTGAGAGACAGCGCGACTTTGCCGACTTTAATATTGAGTTTGACAACTATCACAGCACTCACAGTGACGAAAACCGTGAGCTAAGTGAGTTGATTTATACTCGCCTGAACGATAAAGGGCACATTAAGAAGCGTACTATCTCTCAGCTGTTTGACCCTGAGAAAAGTATTTTCCTGCCTGATCGTTTCGTTACTGGTACTTGCCCAAACTGTAAGGCCGAAGAGCAAAACGGAGACAGCTGTGACGCCTGTGGCGCAACTTACAGCCCAACCGAGCTGATTGAACCAAAATCAGCAATGTCGGGAGCAACACCTGTTCTGAAAGATTCAGAGCACTTTTTCTTTGATCTGCCTGCTTTTGAAGACATGTTAAAAACCTGGCTACACTCTGGCAGTTTGCAAGCTGAGATGGCCAATAAACTCGATGAGTGGTTCGCAGATGGTCTGCAACAGTGGGACATCAGCCGTGATGCGCCTTACTTTGGCTTTGAAATCCCAGGCGCCCCCGGGAAATACTTTTACGTATGGCTGGATGCACCTATTGGTTACATGGCCAGCTTCAAAAACCTTTGTGACAAACAGGGTCTGAACTTTGACGAGTTCTGGGCTGAAGGGTCAGATGCCGAGCTGTATCATTTCATTGGTAAAGACATCATCTACTTCCACAGTTTGTTCTGGCCAGCCATGCTGGACGGCGCTAACTTCAGGAAACCAAATAACGTATTCGCGCACGGCTTTGTCACTGTAAACGGCGCGAAAATGTCTAAATCTAAGGGGACTTTCGTCAAAGCGCGTACCTACCTGGAACATTTAGACCCAGAATATCTACGTTACTACTATGCTGCTAAACTAAACAGCGGTGTAACAGACCTGGATCTGAATCTGGAAGATTTCGCGCAGCGAGTGAACTCAGATCTGGTCGGTAAGGTTGTCAATATCGCCAGCCGCTGTGCGGGCTTCATTACTAAAAAGTTCGGCGGTAAGCTAAGCAATACGGTGATGGATGAAGCGCTGTTAAGCAGCTTTGTGGCAGCCAAAGGTAGCATTGCCGGTCACTATGAAAATCGCGAATACAGCCGTGCTGTACGTGAGATCATGACACTTGCCGACAAGGCTAACCAGTTCATCGACGCAGAAGCCCCCTGGGTACTTGCCAAGAATGAAGACACACTGGAACGTGCACACCAGGTATGTTCAATGGGTCTGAACCTGTTCCGTGTGTTGTTGACTTACCTTAAGCCTATCCTGCCTGGCATGGCAAAGAATGTAGAAGCCTTCTTGAACACTGAATTGAGCTGGGAAGGTCTGGAAACGGCACTTGTTGATCACGAAATCAACAAGTTTAAAGCCCTGATGCAACGTGTTGAGCTGGACAAAGTTAATGCAATGGTAGACGCATCAAAAGAAAGCCTGGAGAAAAAAGTTGGCGGCCAGAGTGCAAAACCCGCTGCTGACAGCCCACTGGCTAAAGAACCGATTGCTGACGAAATCGAGTTCGATGACTTTGCTAAAGTAGACCTGCGTGTAGCTAAAATTGCCAATGCAGAGCACGTTGAAGGCGCAGACAAGCTCCTGAAGTTGACGCTGGACTTAGGTGGAGAGACCCGCCAAGTATTTGCTGGTATCAAATCAGCCTATGCACCGGAAGATCTGATCGGCAAACTAACCGTTATGGTCGCCAACCTGAAGCCTCGTAAAATGCGCTTCGGTATGTCAGAGGGCATGGTGCTCGCTGCTGGCCCTGGCGGTAAAGAGATTTACATTCTCAACCCGGACGAAGGCTCACAGCCTGGCATGCGTGTAATGTAA
- a CDS encoding NADAR family protein, with product MVISSNAQLIEYIAKSTKTNFIFFWGHQKPKSGVSKSCFSQWYPARFEQQGLVFKTAEHYMMYHKAMLFENADIASRILHCNHPSEVKKLGREVSGFDEATWNAKRFNIVISANLLKFGQNPELKTFLLSTNKSVLVEASPVDKIWGIGLAEDHEFARVPQKWQGLNLLGYALMAVRDQLLQEL from the coding sequence GTGGTAATAAGTAGTAACGCGCAATTAATCGAATACATTGCGAAATCAACAAAAACAAACTTTATCTTTTTCTGGGGTCATCAAAAACCTAAGTCAGGCGTCTCTAAGTCCTGTTTCAGTCAATGGTATCCGGCACGTTTTGAGCAGCAAGGGTTAGTATTCAAAACCGCTGAGCATTACATGATGTATCACAAAGCAATGCTGTTTGAGAATGCTGACATAGCTTCACGTATTTTGCACTGTAACCACCCCAGTGAGGTCAAAAAGCTAGGTCGTGAAGTAAGCGGTTTTGATGAAGCCACTTGGAATGCAAAGCGGTTCAACATTGTTATTAGTGCAAATCTGCTGAAGTTTGGTCAAAACCCAGAACTCAAGACGTTCTTGCTCTCAACAAACAAGAGCGTTTTGGTTGAGGCGAGTCCGGTTGATAAGATTTGGGGGATAGGTCTGGCGGAGGACCATGAATTTGCAAGAGTGCCTCAAAAGTGGCAGGGGCTTAATCTGTTGGGATATGCCCTGATGGCAGTACGAGACCAGTTGTTACAGGAGCTGTAA
- a CDS encoding GNAT family N-acetyltransferase, which produces MKVSDITNDHSDIEVIANWYYQQWDSKDPHATVQSVVDKISSSDSRTGFAAYIDNELVGTGEIKQQIDSNYSGNLHWLDGVYVPTEHRGKGISTALVEFAIAKATKLKLPALHLRCEAHLVKLYESHGFSVVAIGTRINLVSNQVNRGG; this is translated from the coding sequence ATGAAAGTCTCAGACATAACGAACGACCATTCAGACATTGAGGTCATCGCCAATTGGTATTACCAGCAATGGGACAGTAAAGACCCTCATGCCACAGTACAGAGTGTGGTTGATAAAATATCGTCATCTGATTCGCGTACAGGGTTTGCTGCATATATTGACAATGAGTTGGTTGGTACGGGCGAAATTAAACAGCAAATCGATTCAAATTATTCTGGCAATCTACATTGGCTAGACGGCGTATATGTGCCGACTGAACATCGTGGCAAAGGCATCTCAACGGCTTTGGTTGAGTTTGCGATTGCCAAGGCAACCAAGCTCAAGTTGCCTGCACTGCATCTTCGCTGTGAGGCTCATCTGGTGAAATTATATGAATCTCATGGGTTTAGTGTCGTTGCTATTGGCACACGCATTAACTTAGTGAGTAATCAGGTGAATAGAGGTGGTTAA
- a CDS encoding two-component regulator propeller domain-containing protein — protein sequence MYQQQHLKHTKLSVSFLILMMIWLYSAPLVAVPVFSDTAQVMRHYDYESGLSQVSITAIEEDQLGYIWIGTQAGLNRFDGHSFKQFTSRQQDPFSLAGAFITALCHSGESLWIGTSTGLSVYHTVTGRFQSFLSDFSPLIPSDRVQSIGCQGSAISVTTEDGFYYVIDKATLLPQELALKGDFIRYVTVYKNLVYYLSDEGLVVNNRQTDMTTLLLAGDFKSLMISGERAFLIGKDNKLTVYDTLFERALWQSDIASDSKLVLHSVFASAGELFVATSHGVYLLNMKGEIKKRWYKRGNNKSGLQDSSILSVFRDSNSDLWIGTETRGLHFISQLSETFGHVGEYNYPNAPLANSDVRSFALDASDRLWVATSSGVYIFQQQQFIKAEQVYPQLATFSNSFITKVQVVNEHVWLTSRGAGVARLNLSNGEVMHFTPDFGNGPELSFNDITVFKQQVLLSSRTLGLLYYDEAQKKLLPFFAPSVSAPNHVSSVLIDGDGFFFGSVGDGLFHYDGQTIKSLTTNNGLASDIVFMLARDTLGAVWVASESGVSILNKQFEVEKVLKIADGLANEAIWAMVFDQQQHVWLGTSGGLSRVNIHDHNIDNFLVVDGVQDNEFNYNAAWLAPDGRVFIGGAKGFNQFYPEQIRIAFGIRPLLISSIELLGEVLHPEASSELTLAPELTEKLSLNYDQDIISLHYSSLDYGSERLNFFYRIVGLSEQWLKLADGVRQINLLKLEPGSYQVQTYTVNRFNQKSPVHSFTIRIKAPWWWDWYSKTFYVVALTLSFALWFRQRQARFRQVVNDNRVMNELQQRLELSLWASGDELWDWHLEDKKVYRYCVKPRIDYGRNQATMSVEDIDQFVHPKDCIAWEEKIEACLEGEQDTYEIAMRVKTLKDQWSWVLERGKVVSRDHHGRPQRIVGALKDIAELKAHQNALQTLNEQLEIKVAMRTDELYKKNQKLEQAMMELKRTQQELIESEKMASLGNVVAGIAHEINTPLGVAITALTYNQECLHNINEKLQQKQLRQADLERSNSEQEEGYRLILRNLDRAQMLISNFKQVAVDQSSEVERDINVKDYIEDVFSSLLPLSKGKEITLSITGDADMLVNTYPGAIYQIMTNLFNNSMIHGFEEQKKGKVEVSVSMLGEHWLIIYRDDGVGMSKAGLKTLFDPFVTTKRSQGGCGLGMHIVYNLVTQLLKGEIAASSTPGQGIEVSIKVPYSPAKGEEMAG from the coding sequence TTGTATCAGCAACAACATTTAAAACACACAAAATTAAGCGTGAGTTTCCTGATCCTGATGATGATCTGGTTATATTCAGCTCCTTTAGTGGCCGTGCCCGTATTTTCTGACACGGCGCAGGTGATGCGTCACTATGATTATGAGTCCGGCCTCAGTCAAGTCAGTATAACTGCGATTGAAGAAGATCAACTCGGTTATATCTGGATTGGTACACAAGCGGGCCTCAACCGCTTTGATGGCCATTCATTCAAGCAATTTACGAGTCGCCAGCAGGATCCATTTTCATTGGCGGGGGCCTTTATCACGGCGCTGTGTCATAGCGGCGAGTCATTATGGATAGGTACCAGCACAGGGCTCAGCGTTTATCATACCGTCACGGGCCGTTTCCAGAGCTTTTTAAGTGATTTTAGCCCTTTGATCCCCTCCGATCGGGTTCAGTCTATTGGTTGTCAGGGCAGTGCAATTTCTGTCACTACAGAAGACGGTTTTTACTATGTAATAGATAAAGCAACGCTGTTACCGCAAGAATTGGCACTGAAAGGCGACTTTATTCGATATGTAACGGTATATAAAAATTTGGTTTATTACCTGTCTGATGAGGGGCTGGTGGTTAACAATCGCCAGACAGATATGACGACACTATTGTTGGCGGGTGATTTTAAGTCGCTGATGATCAGCGGAGAGCGGGCATTTTTAATTGGTAAGGATAACAAGCTAACAGTTTATGACACTTTGTTTGAGCGAGCACTGTGGCAAAGTGACATTGCATCGGATTCTAAGCTGGTATTACACTCGGTGTTTGCGTCTGCAGGGGAGTTATTTGTCGCCACGAGCCATGGCGTATATCTGCTTAACATGAAAGGTGAGATTAAAAAGCGCTGGTATAAAAGGGGCAATAATAAGTCAGGGTTACAAGACAGCAGCATCCTCTCGGTTTTCAGAGACAGTAATAGTGACCTGTGGATTGGAACAGAAACCCGAGGTCTGCACTTCATCAGCCAGCTCAGTGAGACTTTTGGTCATGTAGGAGAATATAACTACCCAAATGCACCTCTGGCAAACTCGGATGTTCGTAGCTTTGCTCTGGATGCATCAGATCGCTTGTGGGTTGCGACTTCCAGCGGGGTCTATATTTTCCAACAGCAACAGTTCATTAAGGCAGAGCAGGTCTACCCTCAGCTTGCCACTTTCTCAAATAGCTTTATTACCAAAGTGCAGGTTGTAAATGAGCACGTGTGGTTGACTTCACGCGGTGCAGGTGTGGCCAGGCTAAACCTCTCCAATGGAGAGGTCATGCACTTTACGCCTGATTTCGGTAATGGTCCCGAATTAAGTTTTAACGACATCACCGTGTTTAAGCAGCAAGTTTTATTGAGCTCGCGTACATTAGGATTACTTTATTACGATGAGGCTCAGAAAAAACTTCTGCCATTTTTTGCACCATCGGTTTCAGCACCGAATCATGTGTCGTCAGTTTTGATCGATGGTGATGGCTTTTTCTTTGGCAGTGTGGGTGATGGCCTGTTCCATTATGATGGCCAGACTATTAAATCGCTGACCACAAATAATGGTTTGGCATCAGATATCGTCTTTATGCTTGCACGTGATACACTCGGCGCAGTCTGGGTCGCCAGCGAGTCAGGAGTCAGTATCCTGAACAAACAGTTTGAAGTTGAAAAGGTGTTAAAGATAGCCGACGGGCTCGCCAATGAGGCCATCTGGGCTATGGTATTTGATCAGCAGCAGCACGTCTGGCTTGGTACCAGTGGAGGCCTGAGTCGGGTCAATATACATGACCACAATATTGACAACTTTCTGGTTGTTGACGGCGTGCAGGATAATGAATTCAATTATAATGCCGCCTGGCTGGCACCCGATGGTAGGGTATTTATTGGTGGGGCAAAAGGATTCAATCAATTTTATCCTGAGCAAATCCGCATCGCGTTTGGGATCCGTCCTTTGTTAATCTCAAGTATCGAGTTGCTTGGAGAGGTATTACACCCTGAGGCCAGTAGCGAGCTGACTTTGGCACCAGAACTCACAGAGAAATTATCTCTGAATTATGATCAGGACATCATCTCCTTACACTATTCCAGTCTGGACTATGGCTCTGAGCGCTTAAACTTTTTTTACCGCATCGTTGGGCTGAGCGAGCAGTGGCTAAAGCTGGCTGATGGGGTAAGGCAAATCAATCTGCTAAAACTTGAGCCTGGAAGCTATCAGGTACAAACATACACAGTTAATCGTTTCAATCAAAAGTCGCCTGTTCATAGTTTCACCATACGTATTAAAGCGCCCTGGTGGTGGGACTGGTATTCCAAAACGTTTTATGTTGTTGCACTAACGCTGAGCTTCGCTTTGTGGTTCAGGCAACGGCAGGCGCGCTTCCGCCAGGTGGTGAATGACAACCGAGTGATGAATGAGCTGCAACAGCGTCTTGAGCTGAGCTTGTGGGCCAGTGGTGATGAGTTATGGGACTGGCACCTTGAGGACAAAAAAGTGTATCGCTATTGCGTTAAGCCACGCATCGATTATGGCAGGAATCAGGCAACTATGTCTGTCGAGGACATAGACCAGTTCGTACATCCAAAGGACTGCATTGCCTGGGAGGAGAAAATAGAAGCATGCCTTGAGGGTGAGCAGGACACCTATGAAATTGCGATGCGGGTAAAAACGCTCAAAGACCAGTGGAGCTGGGTATTGGAGCGGGGCAAAGTGGTTAGCCGCGACCATCATGGTAGACCACAACGCATTGTAGGCGCGTTGAAAGACATCGCAGAGTTGAAGGCGCACCAGAATGCATTACAAACGCTCAATGAACAACTGGAAATTAAAGTGGCGATGCGAACAGACGAACTATATAAAAAGAACCAAAAGTTGGAACAGGCTATGATGGAACTTAAGCGTACCCAACAGGAATTGATTGAAAGTGAAAAAATGGCGTCGCTGGGTAATGTGGTAGCTGGGATCGCACATGAGATTAATACCCCGCTGGGCGTGGCAATCACTGCGTTGACTTACAATCAGGAGTGCTTGCATAACATCAATGAAAAGCTTCAACAAAAACAATTACGTCAGGCTGATCTGGAGCGCTCTAATTCAGAACAGGAAGAAGGCTACAGGCTGATCCTGCGTAATCTGGACAGAGCACAAATGTTGATCAGCAACTTTAAACAGGTCGCTGTTGATCAGTCTAGTGAAGTGGAGCGGGATATTAACGTCAAAGATTATATCGAGGATGTTTTTAGCTCTCTTTTACCACTGAGTAAAGGCAAAGAGATCACTTTGTCTATCACGGGAGATGCTGACATGCTGGTCAACACCTATCCGGGCGCCATTTATCAGATAATGACAAACTTATTTAACAACTCCATGATACATGGCTTTGAAGAGCAGAAAAAGGGTAAGGTTGAAGTATCAGTCAGTATGCTTGGTGAGCACTGGTTGATCATATATCGCGATGATGGGGTAGGGATGTCGAAAGCGGGGTTGAAAACCTTGTTCGACCCATTTGTTACAACAAAAAGAAGTCAGGGCGGCTGCGGGCTGGGAATGCATATAGTGTATAACCTAGTAACACAACTGCTTAAAGGTGAAATCGCAGCGAGCTCAACGCCAGGGCAAGGCATTGAAGTCAGCATTAAAGTCCCATACAGCCCCGCCAAAGGCGAAGAAATGGCTGGGTGA
- a CDS encoding alkaline phosphatase D family protein — protein sequence MPANDSNLPYLLLGPMVRRAEPKQICLQFVTTATPQFELEIDGIEVSVEQSDIRLGTYLYLCYLLITPNHGHFECDTNLSYRIKADGSWLDLSALSYTDSPKIVVPETIHSVLHGSCRNPHHHSRDSLATADDYLCQTLHDKAKRPSLLLMSGDQIYADDVAGPMLMAAHRLISLLGIYPEDNVSLTLPESLQQQLYQRHHWLPKTPWQERSKWTIGHWLKKDEVHFSSVKAGNHLITLEEFIACYLLNFSYQAWQLVDLSQLHGHDLSHAQALEFAADKRALQGFIETLPAAQRLFANVSTLMMFDDHDVTDDWNLTARWEQNIANSPASRRIIANGLIAYWLFQGLGNDALCATGKLIDGFTQSLTAHNKWALTSFDKALHRFTQWHYCLDTQPKVVVLDTRTHRWRNEQDFNEPSGLMDWETLMELQEQMLNQDSVLLVSPAPVFGVKAIETIQAVFNACGHPLVVDVENWMAHEGAAKKLIDIFKREDTPCETIILSGDVHYSFCFSVAARFGRHDNRIWQLTSSGIKNEFPKRLLHVLEKLDTWLFAPWSPFNLFTKRWQLSVRKHHSDSVGKRYLVSASAISLVELQQGRLSRYRLLRADGEVTEFALSEHDDARC from the coding sequence ATGCCAGCTAACGATTCTAATTTACCCTATCTATTGCTCGGCCCTATGGTGCGCCGGGCAGAACCTAAACAAATTTGCCTGCAGTTTGTTACCACGGCAACGCCGCAATTCGAGCTCGAAATAGACGGGATTGAGGTGTCAGTTGAGCAAAGCGACATCAGGTTGGGTACCTACTTATATCTGTGCTATTTGCTGATCACCCCGAATCACGGCCATTTTGAATGTGATACCAACCTGAGTTATCGCATCAAAGCGGATGGCAGTTGGCTGGATCTAAGTGCACTCAGCTATACTGATTCACCCAAGATTGTGGTGCCCGAAACCATTCATAGCGTGCTCCACGGTTCGTGCCGCAATCCTCATCATCACAGCCGGGACTCTCTGGCAACTGCGGATGATTATCTGTGTCAGACGTTACATGACAAGGCAAAACGTCCCTCGCTGTTACTGATGTCCGGAGATCAGATTTATGCGGATGATGTGGCGGGTCCGATGCTTATGGCTGCACATAGGTTGATCTCGTTACTCGGCATTTACCCCGAGGACAATGTTTCTCTGACTTTGCCAGAGTCCTTGCAGCAGCAGCTCTATCAGCGCCATCATTGGTTACCGAAAACGCCCTGGCAGGAACGCAGTAAGTGGACGATAGGCCACTGGCTTAAAAAAGATGAGGTACATTTCTCGAGTGTTAAGGCTGGTAATCACCTGATCACGCTTGAGGAGTTTATTGCCTGCTACTTGCTTAACTTTAGTTATCAGGCCTGGCAATTGGTCGATTTATCGCAGCTACATGGACACGATCTTAGCCATGCCCAGGCACTTGAATTTGCCGCGGATAAGCGCGCTTTACAGGGCTTTATTGAAACTTTGCCGGCGGCCCAGCGGCTGTTTGCTAACGTCTCCACATTAATGATGTTTGACGATCATGATGTGACAGACGACTGGAACCTAACTGCGAGATGGGAGCAAAATATTGCCAATTCTCCGGCAAGTAGACGGATCATAGCCAATGGCTTAATTGCATACTGGTTGTTTCAGGGATTAGGTAATGATGCACTGTGCGCGACTGGTAAGTTAATCGATGGGTTTACGCAAAGCCTTACAGCTCACAATAAATGGGCTCTGACCAGCTTTGACAAAGCATTGCACCGGTTTACACAGTGGCATTATTGCCTCGACACTCAACCAAAAGTCGTGGTGTTAGACACGCGTACCCATCGTTGGCGCAATGAGCAGGACTTCAATGAACCCAGTGGTCTGATGGACTGGGAAACCTTGATGGAATTGCAGGAGCAGATGCTGAACCAGGATTCTGTCTTGCTGGTGAGCCCGGCACCGGTATTTGGCGTCAAAGCGATAGAAACAATACAGGCAGTTTTCAACGCATGTGGTCATCCTTTGGTGGTCGATGTTGAAAACTGGATGGCTCATGAGGGCGCAGCGAAAAAACTGATCGATATTTTCAAGCGTGAGGATACACCTTGTGAGACCATTATTCTCTCTGGTGATGTGCACTACTCATTCTGCTTTTCAGTCGCGGCGCGCTTTGGCCGGCACGACAATCGGATCTGGCAGCTTACGTCTTCTGGCATAAAAAATGAATTTCCAAAGCGTCTGTTGCATGTATTGGAAAAACTGGACACCTGGCTTTTTGCTCCCTGGAGTCCGTTTAACCTGTTTACCAAACGCTGGCAATTATCGGTACGAAAGCACCACAGTGATAGTGTTGGTAAACGCTACTTAGTAAGTGCATCTGCAATTAGCCTGGTTGAGTTACAACAAGGCAGACTGAGTCGCTACCGTTTATTACGCGCAGATGGAGAGGTTACAGAATTTGCGTTATCTGAACACGATGACGCGCGCTGTTAA